A region of the Parasteatoda tepidariorum isolate YZ-2023 chromosome 7, CAS_Ptep_4.0, whole genome shotgun sequence genome:
CGAATCATGGTATATGaacaattaaatcatttaataaaattttagtaatattattgaaaaaattttgttcttatttaggcaactattttcatagttGTCGGCAACTATTTTCACactttaggctactaaaagcaactattttgttcatttttttctgtggcaaccttGTAAATGAAAATGGCTATTTCAGCAAATCAAACTTCTactctgtagttgcatttcagtGAATAGTACAAAGAATCACGTGATATTTTCTTCCCCAACATAACTCTCGAACTAATAAtcatatcttaatttattttattcaattatatttctacatttttcaaCACACCATCTAAATTTCAAGTCTTTAAATCTTTGTGCAGAAAAACAAGATGTAACGTGAAGTGTAAAAAGTGagatatatttcaataacttgATATTGCAATAACTTGATCATTaattatttggttaaaataagtgattattaaatattgcaatagcaaacttgaactttaaaaaaaaaagctcgtATTAGGTTCATAAGCAAAACTGGTCTTTTCATCACGTCAAATTTCACAAAATCCCGCTGCCTGCAAAAAGGCCGGCATGATACTTTtaactacaaatttaataattctcgaaaaaattatcaaattatcaaatgttaaattttttaattctaatatacaCCTCGTACATATTTCTTCtcactttatttcaattagcCTTGAgttcaagtttctaagtcttatagttTTGCTCAACAATGTAACATTAAGTTAAGCACCCAAAAAAATCGACGGCAGCTTTTAcgattttgtaaatattgagagaaactaatgtttttttttttttttaaatttaatttagatattttttccttgaaCCCTTCCTATCCTTGATGATTTACTGTGCATTATTCTATAGGAATAAAGAAAGACAGCGGATTTGGATCTAAAAAATGGATCTTTTCCAATGACGAAGGAAGTGTTGAGCAAGGAGATTATCCCTTATGGGCTTCGGATCCTTCTAATTATGATTGCGGAGTGGCCGAAATAGAAGAATTCAATGTGACACCATATTCATGCGGACAGAATGCAGTAGTTCTTTGTGAAAAAGATAAAGACAAGATGCGTAGgtttacatcaaaaattttttgtcatggcttgttttaaaataaaggcagaaactaaatgtttttacCACTAgtactttatattttctgaattttttttaaacttgatttcgATGTAAACTAATAATGTCTGAGCGTCCAGGGGTCtcttaaaactataataatggtacataaatttttgtcataaaaagtgtttcactgttttaaaaagttagtatGAAACATTCTTGATCACCCCAATAATTCGATAACTGTAACACATATCAAGAGTTGTGTTAGGGATGGGGTGAAAGTTTATTGCATTTAAGTAGTTGCTAAACCAGGTGAATTTCCACTGCTTTGATAATAAGTTGAATACCactataacaatttttaagagaCCGCAGAAAGGAAACACTGTCGTTTTAATCCATGAAATACTTCAATGATCTTTCAGTGAGAGGAAAGTACGTATGTCCCCATTGAGTCCTGTTCTCCTAATTTTGCCATCAGTCTATGATATTAGAACAGTACTTTATTCTTCCAAGTCTTCAAATGAGACAGGTTTTTTTGTATGGAAAAATGTCTTTTGTGACTGATTCTATAGACTCTAcagtctattattttttaattttgctaaattgcCATTTAACATGTTCTTatgtaaatttcttaaattacagttaatgaaaagtaattaagaaTATTGAATTATGTACTCTCCCAAAAAACTAAATACCTCTTTCGTTTCAGCTTGTCGCCATGACAATTACCGCTACATAGACTATCACGGGAAATGCCTATATTTGTATCCTCAACAAGAGAGCTATAACGGTGCTCTGCATGTGTGCTTAGATGGCCATGTCTTTCCTTACAAAGATGTAGACTCGAGAAAGAGCGTGGCGTCGGCAATTTTGTCTTCAACAACAATTGATGGAGGAGTATTTATAGGATTAAAGAAAGAAGATGATGGTTCGTGGAAATACTATGATGGGTACGTACTCAGAGAATAGAGCTTTCGCGTTCCAATTAGGTGAACCCGGtacgaattcctcatccggcttgcaccgaccacagtgctgacgtaaaatatcctcagtggtagacggatcatgagtccCTTGACGATGGGCTAACTGTGGTagattttcgtggtttacctctccacgtaacgcaaatgcgagttagttccataaaaaaagtcCTCTAATTTTTCCCAATGCTTAATCCAGGAGTACTCtcatcttctggattggattcagaATTACTAgtctatggagttgaacattagtagtcgttgacccaaaattgggtcggttggtcaacgacggttataaattatattgatgCAGGTGCCAATACAGAAATCTTCCCAAACTACCCAAcatctgaaaataattcatacaaATAGTGATGTTCCAATGATGtaaaccgagttcgaatcccaacgatggctggtcgattagAGTTTcgctcccggctcgcaccgactgcagtgctaacgtaaaatatcctatgtggtagacggatcatggttagaatccccttgccgtcagtctaaccgTAGGTGGTtgcgtgattttcctctccatgtaaagcgattgcgggttagttccttcaaaaagtcttccacgaagtcaaatttctcccaatacttgatccaggagtcttctggattgggttcaacaTTACAAGGCGAAGGAATTCAACATAGGTAGGCGTAAACTCTACATTGGtacggctgttcaacgatggttataaaataaaataaaatggatgcGTACTTGTGCAggttcagaagaaaaaaatgttcctgATCTTTTAACAGGGAACCTGGAGCCGCatgcggagaaaaaaatttaccaatagGCCTCTTACTTATCCAGAATAAAACTGGTAGCAAGAACATCACAAGACTACATTTTTTCGGATAAAGTAAATTAACCTCTATCCTTAACTACCACTACTTAATAGCAactgtaaaatatatacttgctcgtaaaaacttaaaaaagcaaatatatgtACTgtgtaactaaaaaatatggtaGTCACAGACAAATTACTTTGGTCAAAAAAGAAGCAGTAATGAAATCTTACTACCAGTTTCTTTCGATTTGTTACGCTACGTAGCAGTCTGCAGAGAGATACTTAATCAAATTATTGGATTTTCACACATAAAGATGACAACTTTGCGGTTTGAGAGCAACGCCGAAATGAGAATGTTTACCGATGGATAAAATCTCGAAGAATAATTTCTCCCCGTGATTCTGTTAATTACcactctttaaataaaaaaaaatattgtctctATTCAATAATCTCTGAttcatataagaaattttatatttaaaatatgtttttcccCTAAGCCCTCAAAAAAGTTAGAATTAAAAGTTCGCGAATTTTTTCGGGAGTGATCAAGTACATGATGCTATTTAAGAAAACCAGAGAATAAAGTTAGTAACGAAATCAGACccaaaacatactttttccaaataaacataccattttgTTAGACGAATCCGAATTTTTGACATTCAAAATATGGGGTTTCTGCAATCCAGAAGACGTGGCCTTAATAGTGTGGTCAAAAAACTGTTCGCAAGTTAGGACTCTAAATAATATTCTCGCTATTTGTTCAAACTGCCATGCTCCGGAAATTGAGtgggaaaaaattgtttatgagAAGGACATAAAGTTAGGCTATACAAATGGAATTTGTCTACTCTATTTGTTATGTTACTTATCACTCAAAAATTCTCTGTTAATTCTGGCAAAATGACAAAACTGTGTGACATTTTCATAcgtagtaataaaaaaacaaatactgtATTAagcatcaaattaaaaaacaagatttttatggtgggaagtaattttttttagtttttactttaattgcaacttataattattttcattcgtCTCCTTAAGAATAGATGATattatatgggtcattctcacaaaaacagtcattttcatgtccccagcatattttatgtttgttttacagcttacgaaaagaaaaaattcagggtaagtgtccttcagaatgcaagctaacaaaggaataaaaataaaattttaaatttttattttttatttattttaggtaattaaaatatacgaatATGTCATTCCCTNACCGATGGATAAAAtctcgaaaaataatttctcccCGTGATTCTGTTAATTAccacttattaaataaaaaagaatattgtctCTATTCAATAATCTCTGATTCAtatgagaaattttatatttaaaatatgtttttcccCTAAACCctcaaaaaaagttataattaaaagtttgcgAATTTTTTCGGGAGTGATCAACACCCTGTACATGATGATATTTAAGAAAACCAGAGAATAAAGTTAGTAACGAAATCAAACccaaaacatacttttttccaaACAAACATACCATTTTGTTAGACGAATTTTTGACATTCAAAATATGGGGTTTCCGCAATCCAGAAGACGTGGCCTTAATAGTGTGGTCAAAAAACTGTTCACAAGTTAGGACTCTAAATAATATTCTCGCTATTTGTTCAAACTGCCATGCTCCGGAAATTgagtgggaaaaaaattgtttatgagAGGGACATAAAGTTAGGCTATACAAATGGAATTTGTCTACTCTATTTGTTATGTCACTTATCACTCAAAAATTCTCTGTTAATTCTGGCAAAATGACAACACTGTGTGACATTTTCATAcgtagtaataaaaaaacaaatactgtATTAagcatcaaattaaaaaacaagatttttatggtgggaagtaattttttttagtttttactttaattgcaacctataattattttcattcgtCTCCTTAAGAATAGAGGATATTATATATGAATGAATACAtttattgtacattttaatAGTCACattcaattttccttttatttttacctaaccAATAATGAGTTTAACCCTTTCGAAGGCCGTGGGAAGTATACTTACTACCACcacttttttaccacttttaatttatgtttccaTTTGTTagtaacttcagctttcttgaagtgcgtttgaataaaattggtaaccatttgttagtttagaaaaacgtataaaagttataaaatatataattcctttTTGAAGTtagtagcatttataaaatttattttataaataaggaaaaaataaagtcaataaattcctaataggtcgtgttaaatatatttaccaccaaaaaaatagcatttttataaaaccaaatgagttttttttcttatgtcaATTAccattcttaaaacaattttaattccaaaaatactttaatttacctttactagaaatgaATGGCCCATTAAAAGATTAAACGAAATAATGACTCAACGATGCTGATGTGGGCACATAGGTGTGGGGCTACTGTGGGTGGACACTTCAATGTCAAAAAGTCTTTTAGTGGTTGTGTTGTTTTTACTGTTGACTTATCCCTGTTTatgcagagggggtgcgattgttcttgttctccagtggcgccatctatggccaagaattcgacttctgccacaccatacatcgcacccgtttatagggcggacccattcatacatccacagatcgtaattttgacctgaatcatcAGAGAACGAATGATCTTCAATCCAGTGCCCCCAGAGGTATTAGTGGTTAGTGGTATTAGTGGTTGTAAATTTACGTTAATGTTAGCAggaatgttcttttttatgatACAACTACACAACTTTAATGTTTAGAGGTCTAGTAAAGCACTGTTGCCTCATGCAGATATAAATTCTTAGCAAAATAACAGATAGTGGTGGACACATAACGGATCTTCGTCTAATTTTCGTTAACaccattaaaatttctatgaatcctgatacaatatttacatatttaacgAGGCTAGAGTTGTAgtttccttttatatttaaagtgctagTGTAATAACAACTATTACTTTGAAGTAATTACTCAAAGTAGCCTTATTACTCAAAGTAAGATAACAACTTGAAAAAGTCACCATGGATAGGAGACGTTGGAGGCTACGCgtggttgaggcagccaaggcctgtaaggggctgtcgtgctgaagaagaagaagtgTAAACACAATTAAGATTAGCAAAATGTCTTCAATTTTGCCCTCACTTCAAAACTTCACCGTACTTATTACCAGGTCTTATacatttgttttatcttttcgCACTCCAAGTACTTTAAAGCTCTGTTTGAACTAATATATgcactaaatcatttaaaatacataatacagtacttttatgtaatttctaaaattcttaaaatatagatgtttctaattattaaggtataaaaagttttaatttcagagTGGCCTCATAGGCGACATCGGAGTGCTAAAggagtaattatttataaatcgtTGCCAAAtcgttgttaatttttttatactgaaaatgAAATAGCAAAGAGTAACATTTGTCACCCTTTCAAATATTCAAGATAAATCTCTcgataaaatgagaaaaactgGAGTTGATGCGTTTATCAGgcattaacattaattattttgatgctTAGGATTATTTACTCAAGACCGTATTTTTAGATTCAATTTAGTTCCATTTTGATTTAACTTGCTTTTTTAATGAGCAACAATAGATTAAATCCTAAATTTTAACCCTTTCCTTTAGTCATCAGCTAGTGCGACCTTAGGCAGTTCATTCTAAGTGAACCGACatattttaactctttcatcGCTACGGACGAGATAACTCGTCTTCCAGGAACACTATTGTTAAATATGGTTAttgattacaattaattattattttttaaaataaaataatcaagttttaaaggaatttgcgttttgtttcaattttaagactGAAAGGGAACTCTAAGTACAAAGGTTAGAAGAAAAGCGCGTCAATGCCACGTTGAAAGTGTTAAGGAATAGTTGTTGCTAAGAGTTTAAAtgcaatttgttttacttttctaGTGGCATGtaatatttgttgaattagtGTTGCCAGACTAAAGGTCTTAGGCATCACCTCCCTACACCGGAAAGCCTCCCCACtgtattttataagtagtctgcgcagattatTTAGAAAGCGAGCCAGTTGTGGGCctgaacccaaattctattttaaaagtacttgagagaaatttatcatgtatatttgagaattgaatctgtcgTGGTTGACAAGTAAGTAAGataaaccaatcatattcacaAATTAACCCCTTTGGGaagggtgattcagaaaagcattcgtacaaaatcaggatgtaattaaataaaaaacggtaacttaaatgaagtcgttgctaattttacagacttactttgcttttactttaattattgttagtttaaccatatatataatcaatgttgattcaaagttaattcaaagtataactagttttattttgagcaaagtaatggtgaattaaataaatcaaacaattgtaACTCCgtccacaaataaactgctaaagaattactttgattaccagttttatctttttaccctggttgatacggttttatgcttgcacgtatttgtgacagtcggcgcgaaagggttaaacaaatttttagacatatcgctggttcaaaactaaaacgacacttctgcactcACTTCTCATTGAAATAACGTGAGAAGTGAGTGCAGAAGTGTCGgtttagttttgaaccagcgatatatttgctaccactttctaatttttaatagattttctaCTAAATGGCTCTTTGGTAAATAGGTTTACCATCATAGTAGTTCAATCGGACTAAGTTTAAAAACCGGGCGGAGGCATTCAGTTATAGGTGGTTTAGGCGTGCCCACACTAGCTCCAAGACATGGGACTAGTGtagataaaagcaaatttatttttaaaaaaaagaagaaaaagagtataaaaaaagtacaatatatGTTCAAAATAGTGATTAGAAagctttcttgaaaaatttataaaattgtccgCAGAAATCCTCTCTTCCCTATCTATTCACAAAACTTTTCCCaagataatttcatacaaaaagtAGTTTTCAGTTACTATTTTCCACTCTACAATtaaatacgaataaaaaaaattgaatttgcgAAAAATACAAAGCTTTACTTCCTTTTAATCTACgtagttttgaattataaacaaaaccagcataaaaataatgtttttattttttattttaattgtctttaagaacaaaaaactaatttcgCTGAAATTTCATCATTTCACTTTATCCTCTGACAAAGATGTTTTAACGCTTGAAACGCCAGGCTTTAGTGTGAAGAGTGTTAACAGTTACAGCTTCATAAAAAGCATTTCTAGCTCTTTTTATATAAAGTGCTCTCTACACGTATCTACATCGTACATGTACATaagactaaaaagaaaaattttatgttttattcttatgCTAGGatcgaagaaaaagaaagatggAGTGGAAATGAGAAAGAATGGGACTGCGGAATGATAGCTTTTGAAGAGGATCATTCTTTCGGCTTATTTACATTCAGCTGTAATGATGAAACTCGAATTATGTGTGAGTATAAGGGTAAGTTTCAAACAATCGGTTCTTTATAGCCTACTTGTCTGATACCTATTTCGAAATCTAAAAACGagatttttacagttattagaAAAGCtaagaagtttttatatttttattttataaccgtcgttggacaactgacccaatttttgcgtttacgactactaatgttcaactccgtagacttgtaattttgaacccaatccaaaagataAGGGAACTATTGGGAGGAATTTGCCTACGTAGAGggctttttaatggaactaacccgcattagcgttacatggagaggaagaccaatagaacctcccacagttagcctgacgggactctaacccatgatccgtctaccactaaggattttcacgtcagctctgtggtcggtgcaagcgggatgcggattcgtatcgaccagccatcgctggattcgaacccggttcacctcattggaatgcgaaagctctatcccctgcgCCATCGCGGCTCAAGTCACGAAGTTGTGGCAAAATATCGTTTTAATATgcttctagaaaaaaataaatgcacatattttaaaaatgtatagctTAGATTAACAAATTTCTCGCccatgactttttaaaaaatgaagaatgacTGAAAGTAGAAAATCGAGAGCCCacgtttataattattatcattcaagtatttaaaaaaataaatatcaaaaattaaaaataatccctcgtttctaaatatattatatttcttaaatttgtacgaaaatagtattttgcattggtaaattttaactaaatatttcatatccatattatataaattattttataaggcttatataaattattctatgtAATACAAAGTACCAATCAGACATTTaatgtttctgaaaattattgagGTGAAATGAACAgataattaaagcaataaaatctaAGTGGTGAGTCTAAAATGTATAACACAAttctcaaaaacttttcaaacaaaattaatattttctccaaGTAGATTACTCCACCATTTCTCTGTATTAAAAAATCGCAAGTAATAATACAACCGCCGTTGTTTTGGCTTGACAACAAATTTTCTTCTGCTGTGCAAAAACTACAAGAtttgaaaacttgaaataaGAAGGTGCGTTGAAAAATGTACATACAcagaaaatatgatgaaattaaaaaaataacattcaataattaattcgagaattatttactattaaacaaacttgtaataaaaaataccttgCTATTAAAGAGTTGTAATTCGACGcaatattaaagcaattttatttacgGACTCAACATgaatatttcttctaaattctaatttgctcaaatttttttcaattttaaatgcttttattcccgggttttttttctctttttttttgctctttaaataatgattattaatcCATTGctctagaaaattttatttagatctcTCGAGGTCTTTGCTTTATATACTTCCGCTTGAGTTAGAGtcgaaagcaataaaaaaaaatagattttgaagtttttaaaaatattttctttttaaatggcaGGAGCTGAACTTTTACGGATGCCGCAAGTattactcatttaacgttacccagtgggcacctgtaaACCTAAGTCACTTAGGCGAGTAACATTACCCAaaccacactgccacaaatacccgtttatagggtgggccacattcacacaatagagaacaacacacagagagaagcATCCACGCcgtgagcgggattcgaacccgcagccattagcttcgcagtcaggcacgctaaaaGTTGGACATCGGtcgtcatttttaaaaatataaaaaacttaattcgcGAGAGGTAAAAATCGTTTCCTATTTGAATtgatataatgataaaagattATCGTTAGATATAGTTCAcaagtaaaataactttttaattcttcttattgTGTCACATACTGTTTTCCGAAGTTTTTTATTCcactataatttttctaatctgAGTAATCATTTGTTTCGTTACTATTAacataagaacaaaatttaccttagtaaaattatatttactttcttaacaaaaatggaaaaaagaaaaaaaaacgatgataTTGAATGAGAAACAGTCATGGGGTCAGTGAGCAAAGCGAGCAGAGAGGCAGAGCATTCTACTTGTTTAAAAGTTATCTTTcacgtaaaaattattttaaaacagaattttcttttgtttcaatcaacctactttttttcaattttcaagcaaaatttcAAACGATTTCTCGAATTTTTGAAACCGAACTAACATTTACACTAAAGTGGATTAGTCCACTATTGGaagtttcgttttaaaatttcgtgAAAATTGTTTATGGCATGCCTTTTTAGGtcataaaaaagacatttttctcACTTTCAAACGACCTATTTATTTCAGCTAAAATgtttctagaaaaatttaacgTCGATTCTGAAGATTAACTAACGATTTTAATCTAATAGTCAAGAATATTTTAGTCCCTTTTTCtccacttagaaaaaaaaataatgcataacttgtttcatcattataaaaacctttaatttggttaaatttcaatagaaataacatttaaaaatagtaagtagaaatcttttattaaaacctaTGCACGTTTATGGTATACCTTCATCAGTAAGATAAATGACAGGGATGGTAGAACCAAGGTAATGTAATTCGACAGAGGTGCCGCAATtctaaagcaataaatatacacttaaaagtaacaatattaaattgacGGTAAGagttggaaatttaaaaaattaatgatttccaaatatttaaaaggtattatAGAGCGGCAAGATCATTAACAAGAGAGTTAATATATTTGATGGCGTGGAAGCATTCCAATAAATCTAGGTCAAGGCATGAAATACAGTTATCCCTGACATATATCCTACTGATGAAGGTGAACAAAAATGGCACCGAAACTCATAGAggttgtaataaaatttttactatttgtgCTATTTAAACATTGTTCTTAATGAGgtttaattttatgacaaagGGATTACTTTcgtaatttagaaaatgtttctctGGTATTgacataatttgttaaattgattttttgaagaTACGCTTGATTGTGAGAGAAGTGATAGTAGTTAGTAAGATGTTTACGGTgtgtatgtgtttttttttccttcctttttttatgaatgtcttttaatttgaaagaaatatagtgaaatagtgttgaatattaataaaaatatgtgtgaTTGATAATGCAAAAGAATGCGAAAGGTATCTATACGTTTTAAGACTACAGTCGTGAAAGTATGATTGCATTCAAAAACATAATcacaaaaaattccaatttgtttcGTAGTGTGTTTAATAGTAattcattattgtaatataATGTCAACAATTCTCAACAGATTAtataagaaatagattttttcaattataggtA
Encoded here:
- the LOC107450539 gene encoding uncharacterized protein — protein: MRIIFMIVICELILLLFAISKTNSERCPETYFWLGAENVCLHVSNRKVRLNDMKTYCTNEGRGGKPFLRRLSDDGFKDMAEILWKDLQHVVPANTYIGIKKDSGFGSKKWIFSNDEGSVEQGDYPLWASDPSNYDCGVAEIEEFNVTPYSCGQNAVVLCEKDKDKMPCRHDNYRYIDYHGKCLYLYPQQESYNGALHVCLDGHVFPYKDVDSRKSVASAILSSTTIDGGVFIGLKKEDDGSWKYYDGIEEKERWSGNEKEWDCGMIAFEEDHSFGLFTFSCNDETRIMCEYKGKFQTIGSL